Within Actinosynnema pretiosum, the genomic segment CGCCCGCTCCGGTCGACTTCTGATCGCTGTGCGGGGCGGACGAGGTGGGAGGGGCTCGGGGTGGCGTGGCCGCGAGCCCGAGCTCACCGCTGACGGGGAACCGGTCGACGAGGCGCCCGTCGACCCGGTGAAGGAGCAGCGCAGGGCGACGGACATCTGCTACGCGCTGCTCACCGCACGTGCCCGGACCAGGGTCGAGCTCCGGGACGCCCTGCTGCGCAAGGGCGTCCCGGAGGAGATCGCCGAGACGGTGCTGGGCAAGTTCGACCGCGCCGGGCTGATCGACGACGCGGCGTTCGCCGAGGTGTGGGTGCGGTCCCGGCACACCCACCAGGGTCTCGGGCGGCGGGCGCTGGCGCGCGAGCTGCGCACGAAGGGCGTGCCGGACGAGGTCGCCGCCGAGGCGGTGGCTGCGGTGGACGACGAGGCGGAGCGGGAGCGGGCGCGGGAGCTGGTGCGCAAGAAGCTGCGCACCCTGGCGAACGTGGACGACACCACCAGGATTCGGCGGCTGGTGGGGGCGTTGGCGCGCAAGGGGTACGCGGAGGGGATGGCGTACGGGGTGGTGAAGGAGGAGTTGAAGGCCTACGGCGAGGAGACCGAGCTCCTCGACGACCACCTGCGCGGGTAGCGGTTGCCGCGCGGGGCGGATAGCGGCTGCCGCGCGGGGTGGGGCGGCCGTCTGCGCTGAGTGGGACCACCGGTGCGGGAGTGTGCGACTGCGGGGGCTCCGGGGCAGGTCTGGTGCTTCGTCAGGCTTAGTGCTTCGTTGGGTCTGGTGCCTTGTTAGGCCTGGTGCTCCGGTAGATCCGGTGCCTGGCGGGCGCGGTGAATGCCTGCGGTCGAGGAACCGCAGGGTCGGAGTTAGCCGCGCGAGGGCTGATCAGGGGAAACTGACCAGCCGCGTGACGAGGGCTGGCGTGCTGAGCGCCAGCGTGGTGGGCGCCAGTGTGACGGGTGCTGGCGTGCTGAGTGCCGGCGTGACAGGTGCCAGCGTGGCGGGTGCTGGTGTGGCAGGCACCGGTGGCCTGGTTGGCCCGGTGTGCTGGGCGGCCTGGTGCGGTAGGTGGCCCGGTGCGGTAGGTGACCCGGTGCGGTAGGTGGTCAGCGCGGGGTGGTGTGGCGCCAGAACTGGCGCTTCTTCTTGTCCTCGCGGACTGCCAGGCCCATGCGGGTGAGCTCTTCGCGGAGTTGGGCCGCGTCTTCCTGGTCCAGGTTGCGGAGGGCCTCGGCTCGGGCCTTGAAGATCTGGTCGGCGCCCTGGGGGAGTTCCGGGTTGCCCTCGATCCAGCGGCGGTAGTCGGCGCGGTGGGGGTCGCCGTCCTCCAGCCACGGGTAGCCGTGGGACTGGAAGGCGTTGGCGATGTTCTCCGCGATCAGGTCCGACTTGTCCCTGGCGAGCTCCTCCGAGTGCAGGCCGAGCAGGACCAGGTCCTTGCCGTCCAGGAAGACGCCGGAGATCTTGGTGCGGTCGAAGGTCCGGCTCTTGCCGCCCCGGTAGAACACCGCGTTGTCGTCGCGGACGGCCACCGAGAGGCGTTCGTGGGCGGCGATGAACGACACGACCAGGCCCAGTACCGCGCCGATCGCGATCACGCCGACCGTTCCCCACGGTTCGGGGACGACGTTCAGCAGGCGCAGCGGGCCGTCGAACGGGACGAACGGCAGGGAGAGGATCCACTTCGCGGCCAGCTTGAGCAGCCAGAGCCCGACCCCGCCCACTACCGGGAAACCGACCCAGATCAGGCTGACCTGCCAGGCTGGTTCGGCGACCACCGTGGTGCGACGAGTGTCCATGCTCCCCTCTCCTCCGAATGCGCGTTCAACCTACCGCGATAGGGGGCACGGCCGGGACTTTGGGGCGGGACCTCCACGGAGAGTCCGGGAAACCGCGAAGAACGTGACACCTGCGGGGGGTAGGCAGGGGTGGCGAGCACTGGGAGTCGTCGCTGAACTGTCGCTGGGGCGGTGGCGTGGAACGGGCGCGCGGGGACGGCGGCGTGGAACGGGCGCGCGGGGATGGAAAACGGGCGTGGGAATGGGCAACCAGCGCGGGAGTCGGGAACAGGCGCAGAGCTCAGGAGCGCGCGACGGGCGCAGAGCTCAGGAGCGGGCGCAGAGCTCAGGAGTGGGCGCCGGGCTTGGGAGTGGGCGCTGGGCTCAGGAGCGGGTGCTGGGCTTTGGGAAAAGCCCGCCAGGTTGGGGGATGCCTGCAACGCCTGGGTGGCGAGGCTCGTGGAACGGGCGCTGGCGCAGGGGGCGCGAGTGAGCACGAGCTCCCGGAGTGCGTGGTCTGGGCCGGGGCTCGTGGAACGAGCGGAGCGGCGGCCCCGTGGGACCGCCGCTCCTGAGGGCGTGCGTGGCGCTCGTGCGTCGCCGCTGATC encodes:
- a CDS encoding regulatory protein RecX codes for the protein MKEQRRATDICYALLTARARTRVELRDALLRKGVPEEIAETVLGKFDRAGLIDDAAFAEVWVRSRHTHQGLGRRALARELRTKGVPDEVAAEAVAAVDDEAERERARELVRKKLRTLANVDDTTRIRRLVGALARKGYAEGMAYGVVKEELKAYGEETELLDDHLRG
- a CDS encoding YqeB family protein, yielding MDTRRTTVVAEPAWQVSLIWVGFPVVGGVGLWLLKLAAKWILSLPFVPFDGPLRLLNVVPEPWGTVGVIAIGAVLGLVVSFIAAHERLSVAVRDDNAVFYRGGKSRTFDRTKISGVFLDGKDLVLLGLHSEELARDKSDLIAENIANAFQSHGYPWLEDGDPHRADYRRWIEGNPELPQGADQIFKARAEALRNLDQEDAAQLREELTRMGLAVREDKKKRQFWRHTTPR